ttaggtattgtgatacctaaaataacttctagagagaagttagaaccttttctcaaaacgagaatttataatatggttttaaaagaaaacagaccataagtgttacgtgtttaaatgattatatgtttgacctagatctgggtttaaggacctagaagttttataggaaacatatattgatgtgttttatcctgtttgctttgtgtgtttagtccgaccagctagccagcagtctgaccacaaccacaggattaagttccagacctagcggtgtttgtgagttcatttgtttacttttgaatattattattcaattgttttaactccataaatcacactaagtatgaaacttagccaaggaagatccactgaaacgagatatctattgggcaacaataggactgtgtgatcaccggtgttaatgaactagatgagaggtaaatattataagcatacatattgagattaggttttaagccagatgcttgcgaagcggcttaaacctattgggtagtcctgaggtggcagtgatttagttccggcccagcaaccctatacagagttaagagggctgtgatacataagtatacagctcatcctgtattaaacaagagttgtgcatatgcattatacatatgatagcactataaagtaatcaggactagggtttcatttggatcgagaactggtaatatttttatatactgatattttgtctatacgcgattttggtatttaactgtaaacctatctactcactcagaaatatttatatttctgaccccgttgttgtttatcatttttcaggtacctaaCTACCGGgttctggtcgagcttccatccttttccatcagggaagcttattctgttgttatgtaaataacactttaaactcttagctgctgcaatagtgtatataggtttgatatgcctgtggccacgtcatggttcctttgtctatatactctgataggaacctgacttgtctagctctaataagtggctacttaataggcatatggtgttttatggtgtcccctacgggtgggccaagcttcgtgtctttggtctgcaaagacactgtatgtagttttagctggccttacgtttgtgtgcctgctgtgcatgtttttaaatatgtttgatataacgctttgaaaaggaaagtgatcagtatattttattaaacatattgttcgggtgcgcggtttgaaacagggctgcctgcgaggcaaggcacgtgagctaagtccctgtaccaccgcaccggttttcagaaatgcgcgtgggtcagaataactagggttattcaaccagcatttatGAAAGtgcgatatcgcctatatgaatattttcagaatgtgttttccacgttaaacggaaaaatgttttaacggtgttttctgaaaacgggtcgtacgcgaggtacgatctagatttatatatatttatatttaggaggcgaaaaatttatagaggttttaggcttgctacgggtttcggaacaaccattcccattccctagcgccggtctcggctcgggtttcgaggcggaaatcgggtcgtgacagactacaatctctttggattgtTATGGactatttacgcctaattgcGTTTTGATCCTCCAAGTTTAAAGCTATGCACAGATTTCGCTTGCTTAGATTCCAACAAGAAAATCAATAGCTCGTCACTCAGAcaaatttctctggaaatcattattggacgcttcagtcccttatcacttttaaccagtccggaaaataggtgtctatagTTTGcccctctttaacgagaattgacgaAGTAGGTTGATTCTTGTTATAGAAGAGACATGCTATTAGACAAGCGACGAGGATAGTGCCCAACATTGGAGGAACTCGCTCACCCGGTGGTACAGTAATATcctagcctgagcattaccCATCGTGGTGCATGACTCTGACTTCATGCCCCCTAATTCTGGTCTACTCCGCATCTGGCCGGGAGTAAGTTTTCTCAGCTTCCATTGAACCTGGTATGCCTGAGTTTGTGCcccgtggaatggagctataaactctcaGCTATCCTGAGAGTGATCCGATGGCTCGGACTCTGGTAATTATCCTGTCCGGACTCTAGGGCTTATTTAGATCCTCTGAGACTTGTTTTGATCCTCTAAGGCTCGTTCAGATCCTATAAGGCTTCTTCTGATCCTCTGGACTTGTCTTGATCCTCTAGTGCTTATTCTGATCCTCTCGGTTTAATCTGATCCTATTGGGCTTGTTCTGATCCTCTATGGCTTTTTCTGATCCTATTGCATGTTCTGGTCCTCTGGTCTTGTAGAGATACTCCAGGCTTTTTTTGATCCTTTAGAGCTCATTCTAATCCTCTAGGGTTTATTCTAATCTTCTAggatgtttatatttttgtttgtccATTCTCTGGGATGTctgtatttttatttgtccgTCATAAGATTCTGTGTTCCGTCTCCTTACTTTATGTCATTGGAGGAGCTTTTCTTGCATATCCTTTAGGGATGTACTTTTTTGTCTTTTAGTGACTTGTGCCTTTTAAGAGAGCCATGCCctcattttacatttttatttctctctcCTCCTTTTGCATTCTCAGAATTTGCAAACTTATTCTTCCTTTAGTTTGGACTATGGCACCACCTTAGAATTTAGGGAGCCGTGTATTGATCCTGACCGACAGGCTGACCAGCATGCTACTTCACTGGAGGTGGGCGAGGAGGTCTCAGTCTTGTTGCGTCTAGTGGCAGCGCCGCCAGTGACGCTGGAGGCGCCACCAGTGAAATTGGCGCCGTGATGGTGGCGCCAGTGCCCCTGTGGCACGTGAcctcttgttttatttttgattattttgacTCCGGTTTTTGATCTTTCTATGTTTTCAGGAgagagatttgtttcgtacttcTGGGAACTATGTCGACGCGCGCATACGGTGCTTTGCCTGCTGCTGTTCGTTCTCGGGTAGATGCTACGGTTTTGGCCGTCTTTCTAGCGGTTTGTTTACTGTGAAAAGGATGTGGACAACCTTTCTCTGCGTCCGCTGATGGTATGATGGATGAATACCACCCATACTTTCTACTTGCCAGTTGGGGAGTTGACTGTGACTCCATTGGATTTCTCGCTGATCACGAGGGTAGATTTTGGAGGTCCGCCTGTGCCTTTCAATGGCGTTTTATTCTCAAATAGATACGTACATCTTTGAGATGAAGGGTCGCAGTCTTCATCATGCTAAGCTGTACGAATGTTACAGGGAGTGCGTTCCCAGGACTAGTGGCGGGGTTGATCTAATCGCCCGAGCTTTCATCTGTTATCTGCTGGGGTCTACTTTATTCAGTAGTTCAAGTGCGACTCTGCCACTTTGCGTGCTGCTGGCCTTGGAAGACTTGGACGAGGTCGGTTCTTACGACTGGTGGTCTACTACTTTGGCCTATCTTTACACCAACATGGACCGAGTGGTTTGTGGAGGATCCCGTCTTTTTAGGATGTGTCCTGCTGTACACGTAAGTTCTTTTCTTGCTTTTTAAATGTATCgtgtttttgattttgttatctTATCCAGTTTTTCTTCTGTTTCAGATCTGGGCTATCCATATGGGCTTTCTGACCAGTTTAGTGTCATTCCGAGTTTAGGATACCCTATGCTGAGGTTTAGGGACTTTTCACATATTCTGACACAGAGTTAGGGAGCTGAGTGTAGAGGCCGGCTGAACGTGCTGGCGTGGATAAACGTGAGTACTGAACTCTATTCTTGAATTACTCTAAGTCTGCATAGCGGTGTTGACCCGTGTTTTACTTGTTGCAATGAATATTACTTGGAACActctgttggcgcagcgggagacgcgggtccggatcatatatttcaatgcattctttatgaaccaatgttcataattaccgtacactcaaaattcccttcatctaagattccaatttcgactagtgtcacggttaagtcaaacactatttgtcttgattatatgacctcatctctcagttcttattcttgataaatatgacttccactagaaacaactttctaagtaagtcatatacacctgcgcaggttttatcatcaatcaagaacaattcgagatagcatagaatcttgtctccgttcatccagagtgatgaatcctttctaggttaaacccttatctccatatacaactaattagagccaacacatcccgcggccctagctcatgaaagatctagggttaaggagtatcaaactctaatcacctatatacaagatagtgtcaccgcaagtcaaaggacatatgtaaaattatgaactagatgacattaaattgactttaatgaattaccatatataagtcatctagcgtcacttgttcgactcactcaacaccttgagtgtccacatgtttattctgaccCCCAtaaagtagtatgagactcactacttcctataattagtaactctttactaatcaggagaataaacagaggtgacgatctttccgggataatgcgatgacCTTATTCGtgggaccccatcgatcgtgaacagttatttagatcacttgtataatagaatctgtcactcatattctcaacaccttaagaatagattctatcacaatgtgataaggacaatacataataaatgaacacttagttcaaataaaacatatatatctttgccattgggattagttctacaaatatacacgatcaaatggccctagggcatatactactaacacaCTCCACCCGGAGCTCATTGGCCTCGGTGGGAACAGGAAGCTGTGGACTGGTCGGGCATGCGTTATCATATGCATGGCCGTGTTGTAGGTCTTGGTTTCATAGGGAGCGTGTTCTCCATTGATGGGGTGGCACACATGCTCGTATGTTCCCTGTTGGGCCTCCTTTGTCGATGCTGTGTGGCAGGACGTCATATCGCATGCTCTTCGACCGGATCTGAGGGGTTACCCAGTTACAAGTTTGGTGTTTGTCCCTCAGTCGAGCTATTTAGACGACTTTGCGAGATATCGTCTTTTAGGGAGGCTCACACTGGATGGAGTGCCTGTCGTTCAAGTTCAGCAGGTAGCTGCAGAGCCACAGGTATGTGTTACTTTTATGGATTTCTTCATCTGCTTGAGTTCTTTTCTGATGTTGTCTTAGGGAGGTGGTAGACGTGGGACTCGTTTTGTCCATGCTAGGGTAGACGTTGCTGGCTCTCCTAGTCGAGTCCCAATTGGGTAGGCTAGCTGGCGCTGCTGACATGTTTTTTTCATTCTTAGAGTCAAATGCAGGAGAGACCTGCGCGCTACAGCGGCGTGCGCGGGCCTGTGCAGGATTTTGTTTCCTTGTGCTACATGACGCATTCCTTTTGCGTTTGCTGACTGTACTCACGTGAGTGGTTTTTCTCTTTTGTGCTTTTATTTTGAGGGTTTGTTTGCTCTTTTGGATTGAGCGTCCCCTCTTTGGTTTTCAGGTACTGGTGTGTGACGTAGTTCAGCTGGCCGACGCCTCCTACAACTAGCGTGATCGCTTGTGTACTGTCTCTACAAAAATGAGGATAAAAATAATATGCAATATTTCTATCCTATATGTATGAACGTATGCAATCCTCTAGCTCTGACTGCTCTCTGGTTTCTTCTGCAGTTGTGCATTGACGGTATGAAGGAGAAGGTGCGTCTGACAGAGCTAGGTTATGCTGATAGTGACATCCATCCTTGATTCTCTGGCAATAGAGGTGGACTTTGTGCCACTGATCGTGGGCGGAGCGCCCGTGGTAGCCGAGGACCTGACGTCCGAGGAAGTCGCGGAGACTTCGCCTCGTCTTCTAGTGGTGCGCAGACTAGGAGCTACGCTGATGACATGCCCTCTAGGAGCCGTTATGGAGACTCAGATATCCTAGAGCAATATTTGGACTGATGATTAGGCTTGTATTGTATGTTTGCTACATTTTTAACGCTTGTTTCTATTGATGACTATGTATGTCGGAAcaatattttatacatttgcCGTTCTGGACGCCTCTCTATTAaagcataatttttatttttttactgtaTCCTATATAGCCCTTCCGACGTCTTTTGCGTTCTCTGTTTCTGGTTTTTGGTTTGTGGGGACTTGATGCCCCCTATTTTCTGGCCTGTAGAGACTTGATGCCCTAGGTTCTTTGGATGTTGGAGAATTTATGGCCCCTATTCTTTGGTTGGTAGAGACATGATACCCCGTGTGTTTCTGGTTGTCGGAGATCTAATGTCCTTAATTTTCTGGCCGGTGGAGACATGATGCCCCCGATTCTCTGGCTGTTGGAGACTTGATGCCCCCCCTATTCTCTGACTGGTGGAGACATGATGCCCCTGGTGTTTTTGGTTGTCGGAGAGATCTGACGTCCCATATTTTCTGTCTGATGGAGACCTGATTGTTGGCGCAGTAGGAGACATGGGTCCAGATCGTATATTtcatttcaaaatcaaaattccaacaatccggatccagaaattgatcatatcaataacaaatggatagtcgtatcatctagtaattaaagcgcGCATCTAGAAATcttaagaagaatacctatgtcgattctccaacgattcttcaagtaattaaaacacgcatctagaaatcgtaagaagaagacctcaagctcgtccacacaaGTATGCATCcaattgaatcctcgccttaaaGTAATCCGCAAGACTTTAATGTTCCATGCTATCTAGGTAGTAGAGGCATGTTTCCTTTTTTGTAAATCTCGTGGAGGTATAGGCTTGTCGCCTATTGTGAGGGTTATGATAGTCCCTGTTGGTTAGATTTTATCTCTGGGTATCGTAGGCGTGGTGCCAATTCTGGGTATTTCTTGAGAATGCGGGCTTGGCGCATGTCAATTTTTGTCGTTCCGGCATTCATTTTTTAAAGTAGAGACATTGTGGCTGTTTCTATAGCTCAATTTTGCAAAAATTGGCCCTATTTTCCACTTTTGGGGGAGTGAGATCTTCTTCTTGCGTTGTACTCTGTGTTACCCCCCCTCATCGGAGCGTACAGTTTTCTTGTCTTGGAAATTGGATGATTTGATGAATAGTCTGGTCTTTGACTAGGTTTGCTCCGGGCGTTGCTATCTAGGGGAATATGTTTGTTTCTATGACAGTTAGTGCGcatttcattatttttcttGGCGCAACTGTGAATACATGaggaaattttgaatttttttgttccattgCCTCAAAGATTTATGTTGTAGGGATTCATGATCCTCTTTCTAGGAACATGCTAGttgatggttttgatgatcgtcgttgtcactattgtcgctgagctcccacctgctaagatcaacaggttagaaggattcgagccggtgttggctcgaacaccctccgatgcctaagtcagtctcTGATGAGGTCTCAGTGAAAGTAATGATGAGAAGTGAATATGAGAGTTACCTGGCTTAGGCttcgtctatatatatattgcatAGTATTTGTATCCTAATAGGATTGTTTCTCTATTAGTCTCAGTTATCTCTTTGAGATTCGCCTCTATCCCTGATCTTAAGGGATTTCGGTGTTATCTTGATATCTTCAGCTGTTATAGCtgcgtactgggtcagggacctGAATAGATCAGTCTCTGGGTCCATATTCAGGGCCGTTGTAGTGAGTCTTGTCCCTTGTTCTGGTCCtttatccatcattagtccctcccgAAAAACAGTTTTGTCAAGTATTTATGCTTGTTTGTATGACTGCTCGTTGGGGCCGTTACTTTGTCGGGCTTGGTTTTTGGCGTACTTGCTTTAGAAAGAGTTACCTAGGCCCAGCCCGTTGTTTTTACTTGGGCGCTTATGGAgctggtttaatttttaaaatttcaaaattgtaatcatttgaaatccccTGGACTTCCGCCTGTCGCCACGTTTCACACAGGTAACCGCTTAACGGTTCTCTAGTTTCTTCTTTAAATGCTTTTTTCAAAtttcctttttctcttttaactgCTCCTTTTTCCTCCTCTCATCTGCTCTTGCTTCGGCTTCATTTCCTTCAATCTTTGGGTGTTTTCTTCCTCCTTTTATCAGGTAAATCTCTTTCATCTGCTTTATTAGTAGTGTAATTGATTCAATGCCTCGGACTAGGTCTTCTGTCTCTCTTCCCTCATCTGGTACGGCTGTAGAGTATAGGAATTCTCTTGATACTTTTACCTCCAATGTTGATAAAGAGATTTTGGCTGAATTCCGTGAAGAGTATGGTATTCCTCTTAGCTATTCTCTTTTTGTCTGCGGTTCTCGAGTTGCTGCTAACACCTTCGTCGGTGACGGCAAGGTTATTGTTTATAAAGAGCAGTTGCGTTGTGGCTTGCGTTTTCCTTTGGATCCTCTGATCAAAGCCTTTATTGTAGATTATCAAGTTCCTCTGGTTCAAATCCACCCTAACGCCATTAGGACTCTTTGTTGCTTCGTTGAGTTGTCTCACGAACGGGGCTTAGTCCCTTCTCTAGGTCTCCTTAGCCAACTGTTCTTCGTGTCTCGTCGCAACAATGAGTTTTACGTTCGTTTAGTTGCTCATAGGGGTAAGAGGGTAGTTGAAGGTCTCCCTAAGATCACTAAACGTTGGCAGCGGTCATTTTTTGTTGTCAGTCATGATGAAGCTTTTGTTGATTTTCCTACTGAGTGGGTTGATGATGCAGCCTCGTTGGCTTTCTCTCCCCTTTCTGCTACTGAGTTGGAGGTAGTAGATTCTCTTGTTGATGATGCCAAAAGTTGTATGTACGATTGTTGTGATTTAGTCGATAAATACCTTCTGCGAGAGTTTCCTCATCTTGAGTTGCCCCTTCGTGCTGTGACTGAGGGTCCTCTAGAGAGTGAGGGTACCCTATCTCAATCTTGCCATAATTCTCCTACTGGATCTTATGTAGATTTGACTGCCTCTCATGGTATGCTTCAATTTGTCTCGTTTTCTCTTACTTGATGTTTATTCATCTTTTGATTCGTTTGTTTTTGGCAACTGCAGATATGGGTGATAACTATCTGGATTCGTTGAAAATGTCCTTTGATGAAGATGTCCCTGTGATTACTGGTGTTGTTCCAGCATCTACTTCTCTCCCTCCTAAGCCTGTGGTGAAGTTGGAGAAATCCATGGATGCCACCTTGGCTGCCCCTTCTGCGAAAAAGAACCGTGATGGTCGTGACAAAGCCAAACAGGGCTCTGCCAAGCGACTGAAAACGAACCTGGATGCTTGCCCCAGTCCCAGGGAGTGGTTGGAGCGAAACGTGGACAATGTGACTGTGACCTCTCCTGGTATTGCGTCTCTTTTCTCGCAGTTTGTTCAATTCCCTCAGGATATGGAGTCTTGGACCGATCTCTCGGAAAGTGATGCCTGCGACCGGGTTGACATCGCTTTACTTCAGGTTTGAAATAATTCCCTCCTCAttgtcttttctttcttcttttcctcTGTTTTTGTTTAGTTGTTTGTTTGTACCGTTTTCTGTCAGCTTTTGCAAGGGAATGCTTTGATGCGTCGTCACCGAGATGAGATGGTCTCCTTGAGTCACAAGCATGAAAAGGAAATGGCTTCCCTTCGGGCTACTGCGGCTGCGGAGAAGGTCAGGTTATCCAAGCTGAGTCAGACGGCTGCTGATCGCCTGAAAATTATGGAGAAAAAGGTCTCTGATCGTGAGAATGCTCTGATGGAATTGAGGCTGTCCTATGACAAGTTGTTGCAGGAGTAGAGAAGTAGCAAACAGGATGCTAATGTGTACGTAAGTGGGTGTTTGACTGATTTCTGCTCTACCGTCATTAAAATTGTGCGTGCAGATTACCCGGAGTATGATATAAGTAAGTTTCTGTCCATTGATCTTCGCGCGCTGGGTCAGCGTGTTGCGGCCAAGGTGGCTGCGAAGAAAGCCGGGCGGAGTGTTTCTCCTATTCTTCCGTCGGATGCAGTTAATGATGGGGCTATTGATGCGATCGGATCCGAGGAGAATGTCAAAGGTGCTGAGAAGAAGGAAGTGACGCCTTCTTCTGAAATTCTTGCTGGGACTGAGGTGGCTGTGCCATCTACTGAGTTGACCCCCGAAGCTGAAGCTAGTGCCTCAGACCAAGGGCTGGGTGACGTGGACCCAATTGACATTTTGCTTCCCGTAGGAGATGCGGttggtccaaaggagggagcgaccctgCCAGAGGAAGATGTATAGGCCGTGTGTTTGGccgttttgtttcttttcttgcTACTTGTTAGGTAGCTTTTGTACGTAGTTGGGGAGTCTTTATAGTAGACTCCCTTCTTTTGATTAACCGAACAATTTGTATTTTCGTATTTCAAGTGTTGGCGACTGGTTGCAGAGTCGTCTTGTTGTGTCATATACTTTGATTGCgttcctctcttttttttttcttatatagACATGTGTAGCTGCGTCCTGTGTCTTCGTCATACTACTGGTTATACTCATATGGCTGacataaatgaataaatttaaataaagtaagaagaaaagaagtaaCTTTATTCATGAATGGTGGTTACATCTTTTACTGAAGGTATAGCTTCAGATTTTCAACATTCCAAGTCCGAGGTAATGGAGTCCCATCTAGGTGAGCTATTTTGTATGCGCCCTTGCCGACTACTGCTACTACGTGATATGGACCGTCCCAGTTGGCCTCTAATTTTCCAACTCCGGCGGCTCCTCTTCCAATTTCTGCCTTTTTCAGGACTAAGTCTCCTTCTTCgaattttctttctttgacTCGGGCGTTGTGATACTTGGTCATCTGTCTGCGATATGCCTCAGCTCGGATTGCTACCTGCCGTCTTCTTTCTTCGAGGAGGTCCAGGCATAGCCTTAGGGACTCCTCGTTGCGATCTTCGTCTAAGACCTGAACTCGTAAGGTTGGCATTCCAAGTTCTACTGGGAGAACAGCTTCGGTGCCATACGTGAGGCGAAATGGGGTTTCCCCTGTTGCTTTTCTGGGGGTAGTTCGATAGGCCCAGACCACGTGATAAAGCTCATCAATCCATCTCCCTTTTAAGTCTCCTAGCCTCTTCTTTATTCCAGAAAGGATGGTgcggttggtgacttctgttAGTTCGTTGGTTTGCGGGTGTGCTACTGAGGAGAATTTTAAGAGAATTCCTAGCTCAGTGCAGAAATCTCTGAAGCTGGCGCAGTAAAATTGCTTCCCGTTGTCTGTGACTAGGGCATGTGGAGTGCCGAACCTGTGACATGTTaatgtgtggttttgttttgcttttgactaaaggaaaaaatgaaaaataccaAATACCTGCTCATGACTTCGTTTGATAACCACTTCTGGATTTTCTTACTTGTTATGGTTCTCATGGGTTGTACCTCTAACCACTTGGTGAAATGGTCGACTGCGACTACTATAAATTTTACTTGTCCTCTCGCTGGGACAAAAGGTCCCAGTATGTCTACTCCCCAGATCATGAAGGGCCAAGGGCTTCCAATAGTTGACTAGTGATCGGATGGGGTTCTGATGAGCGACCCAAATTTCTGGCATTTATCGCACTTCTTGACCATTTCTTCAGCGTCTTTTTTCATCATGGGCCAATAAAATCCCTGTAACATTGCTTTTCTGTATAGAGTTACTGCGCCCTCATGAGCTCCACATTCTCCTTCATGGATTTCCCGAAGGACGTAGCTTCCTTCTTCTAGTGATATGCATTTAGACCATGGGTGTGTGACTGAGGTCCGGTACAATGCTCCCTCTATTAGTGAATAGACGGAGGAAATTCGAAATAGCTTAGCCGCTTCGGTACGTCCTTCAGGTAGGACTCCGTCCGCTAAATATGCCACTATGGGTTGCATCCATGGATCAAGGACTGCGACTGGTAACACCTGCTGCTCCTCTACTGTTGGTGTTAACCGCTCCTCCTTCATTTGGAGTGATACGTATAGCTGGTTTCACTGCGGCTGCCTTGGCTATTATATCTGCTCTAGTGTTCTCTTCTCTGGGGATGGGtatgatttcccattgtcctccgtTCTTTTCGATCTTCTTGAGTTG
This region of Mercurialis annua linkage group LG1-X, ddMerAnnu1.2, whole genome shotgun sequence genomic DNA includes:
- the LOC126670051 gene encoding uncharacterized protein LOC126670051, translating into MQPIVAYLADGVLPEGRTEAAKLFRISSVYSLIEGALYRTSVTHPWSKCISLEEGSYVLREIHEGECGAHEGAVTLYRKAMLQGFYWPMMKKDAEEMVKKCDKCQKFGSLIRTPSDH